The Lycium ferocissimum isolate CSIRO_LF1 chromosome 1, AGI_CSIRO_Lferr_CH_V1, whole genome shotgun sequence genome includes a region encoding these proteins:
- the LOC132055927 gene encoding BAG family molecular chaperone regulator 3-like, whose product MMKKGLKFNGKKAESVVSTAAAFKEEVIEWEMRPGGMLVQRRSDNSDDVAITQNLRIRVAYGAARYEISVNPHATFGELKKLLTEETGLQPGEQRVICRGKERENGEYLDMCGVKDRSKVILIEDPESKEKRFMQMRKNAKIQAVHRLINDVSIEIDKLAEQVSAIEKSIGNGKKVADLQITTLIEMLMRQAVKLDNIVSVEGDACAQKEMQGQRVQKCVETLDLLKVANTKIKPVIVTTKWETFDPPPTTTSWELFD is encoded by the exons ATGATGAAGAAAGGACTTAAATTCAATGGTAAAAAAGCCGAGAGTGTTGTGTCAACGGCTGCTGCCTTTAAGGAAGAGGTAATAGAGTGGGAAATGAGGCCCGGTGGGATGTTAGTACAGAGAAGAAGTGATAATTCAGATGATGTTGCAATTACTCAGAATTTGCGGATACGTGTGGCTTATGGTGCTGCTAGGTATGAGATATCCGTTAATCCTCACGCCACCTTTG GGGAATTGAAGAAGCTATTAACAGAAGAAACAGGATTACAACCAGGAGAACAGAGAGTAATATGCaggggaaaagaaagagaaaatggaGAATATTTAGACATGTGTGGAGTCAAAGATCGATCAAAAGTCATCCTAATTGAGGATCCAGAAAGCAAAGAAAAAAGGTTCATGCAGATGAGAAAGAACGCCAAAATCCAAGCCGTACATCGCTTGATTAACGACGTATCCATAGAGATTGATAAACTTGCTGAGCAG GTATCTGCAATTGAAAAGTCAATTGGAAATGGGAAGAAAGTAGCAGATTTGCAGATCACTACTTTGATCGAGATGTTAATGAGACAAGCTGTCAAATTGGATAATATCGTCTCTGTAGAAGGAGATGCATGTGCCCAGAAGGAGATGCAG GGTCAAAGAGTGCAAAAGTGTGTGGAAACCCTTGATTTGCTCAAAGTGGCCAATACTAAAATAAAGCCAGTTATAGTCACCACCAAATGGGAAACTTTTGATCCACCTCCTACCACCACAAGTTGGgaattatttgattga